One window of Streptomyces sp. SUK 48 genomic DNA carries:
- a CDS encoding MupA/Atu3671 family FMN-dependent luciferase-like monooxygenase, producing the protein MDFSLFYFADDSAGTPAGDPRGRYELLLEGARFADRDGFTAVWTPERHFHPFGGLYPNPAVTGAALATATDRIAIRAGSVVAPLHHPARIAEEWSVVDNLSGGRVGVSFASGWHPADFALGRAAYADRKTVLLQRLEEVRRLWRGEPLDVTDGNGAPTTVRVFPPPVQPELPVWVTSAGEPDTFRAAARARAGVLTHLLHQSLDELTEKIAEYRRTARRAHDGWDGHVVLMLHTYLAGTRAEARDTVRGPLRDYLRSSLHLVTRSFTGADPDLDLDALDDEDVDFLLTRSFETYFEQRGLFGTVEDAGRTVEAVRAAGVDEIACLIDFGVDTKTVLGGLRRIGELRARSTAV; encoded by the coding sequence ATGGACTTCAGCCTCTTCTACTTCGCCGACGACAGCGCCGGCACGCCGGCCGGCGACCCTCGCGGGCGGTACGAACTGCTGCTGGAGGGCGCCCGGTTCGCCGACCGCGACGGCTTCACGGCCGTATGGACGCCCGAGCGCCACTTCCACCCCTTCGGGGGGCTCTACCCGAACCCGGCGGTGACGGGCGCCGCGCTCGCCACCGCCACGGACCGCATCGCCATCCGCGCGGGAAGCGTCGTCGCGCCCCTCCACCACCCCGCCCGCATCGCCGAGGAATGGTCCGTGGTGGACAACCTCTCGGGCGGCCGGGTGGGCGTCTCCTTCGCCTCCGGCTGGCACCCCGCCGACTTCGCCCTCGGCCGCGCCGCGTACGCCGACCGCAAGACGGTGCTGCTCCAGCGCCTCGAAGAGGTACGACGCCTGTGGCGCGGCGAACCGCTCGACGTGACCGACGGAAACGGAGCGCCCACCACGGTCCGGGTCTTCCCCCCGCCCGTGCAGCCGGAGCTGCCGGTCTGGGTGACCAGCGCGGGCGAGCCGGACACCTTCCGCGCCGCCGCCCGGGCCCGCGCCGGGGTGCTGACGCATCTGCTCCACCAGAGCCTCGACGAACTCACCGAGAAGATCGCCGAGTACCGCCGGACGGCCCGCCGCGCCCACGACGGATGGGACGGCCATGTCGTCCTCATGCTCCACACCTATCTCGCCGGGACCCGCGCCGAGGCCCGCGACACCGTGCGCGGGCCCTTGCGCGACTACCTCCGCAGCTCCCTCCACCTGGTGACCCGCTCGTTCACCGGGGCCGACCCCGATCTCGACCTGGACGCCCTGGACGACGAGGACGTCGACTTCCTCCTCACCCGGTCCTTCGAGACCTACTTCGAACAGCGGGGTCTGTTCGGAACCGTCGAGGACGCCGGCCGCACGGTCGAGGCCGTGCGCGCCGCGGGAGTCGACGAGATCGCCTGCCTGATCGACTTCGGCGTCGACACCAAGACCGTGCTCGGCGGACTGCGCCGGATC